In Primulina huaijiensis isolate GDHJ02 chromosome 4, ASM1229523v2, whole genome shotgun sequence, a genomic segment contains:
- the LOC140975333 gene encoding magnesium transporter MRS2-5 produces MGQPQPPSFAYAVPEPASLDPSKYYFDVHGNHNTRGSGFLILKKRGHNLGHRSWIKIDRSGNSSILELDKFTIMRRCNLPSSDLRLLDPLFIYPSTILGRESAIVVCLEQIRCIITADEVILMNSLDCSVLQYKSELCKRLETSIDQSDDLPFEFRALELALEFTCMSLDAQENELEMEIYPMLDELTSTISTLNLERVRRFKGHLLALTQRVQKVCDEIEHLMDDDGDMAEMYLTEKKERKDSITSNNTNDQLNISRNFEVESKSAPVSPVGSCNGVEKLQRAFSSINSSKQESFLSSSSSGENIDQLEMLLEAYFVVMDNTLNKLLSLKEYIDDTEDLINIKLGTVQNQLIKYELLLTAATFVATIFSVVTAVFGMNFEDSVFDLPTTFNWVLVVTGVFCVMLYSAFLLYFRHKKVFPL; encoded by the exons ATGGGTCAACCACAGCCTCCATCTTTTGCGTATGCTGTTCCAGAACCTGCATCACTCGATCCTTCAAAATATTACTTTGATGTTCATGGGAATCATAATACTCGTGGATCAGGTTTTCTCATCTTAAAGAAGAGAGGTCATAATCTTGGACATAGGTCTTGGATAAAGATTGATAGGAGTGGGAATTCAAGTATCTTGGAACTGGATAAGTTTACCATAATGAGACGTTGCAATTTGCCTTCAAGTGATCTGAGGCTTCTGGATCCTTTGTTTATCTATCCCTCCACTATATTAGGTCGTGAGTCCGCAATTGTAGTTTGTCTCGAACAGATTAGATGTATAATCACGGCTGATGAAGTTATATTGATGAACTCCCTGGACTGTTCTGTACTACAGTACAAGTCCGAATTGTGCAAGCGGCTTGAGACATCTATAGATCAATCTG ATGATCTACCTTTTGAATTCCGGGCCTTGGAGCTTGCTTTGGAATTTACTTGTATGTCTCTCGATGCCCAG GAAAATGAATTAGAAATGGAGATATATCCCATGCTTGATGAGTTAACATCGACCATAAGCACTCTGAATCTAGAGCGTGTCCGTAGGTTCAAGGGCCATCTTCTTGCCTTGACTCAACGAGTCCAAAAGGTTTGTGACGAAATAGAGCATTTGATGGATGATGATGGTGATATGGCTGAGATGTATTTAACAGAGAAGAAGGAAAGAAAGGACTCCATAACTAGCAATAATACAAATGATCAACTCAATATTTCACGAAATTTCGAGGTTGAATCCAAGTCAGCTCCTGTTTCTCCAGTTGGATCGTGCAATGGAGTTGAGAAATTGCAGAGAGCTTTCAGCAGTATCAATTCCAGCAAACAAGAAAGCTTCTTAAGTTCATCAAGTTCTGGTGAAAACATCGATCAACTTGAGATGTTACTTGAAGCATACTTTGTTGTTATGGACAATACCCTTAATAAGTTACTTTCG CTTAAAGAGTATATTGATGATACTGAGGATTTGATCAACATAAAGCTG GGTACTGTTCAGAATCAGCTGATTAAATATGAGTTGCTTCTGACTGCCGCCACTTTTGTTGCTACAATATTCAGCGTTGTTACTGCTGTCTTTGGTATGAACTTCGAAGATTCGGTATTTGATCTCCCAACAACCTTTAATTGGGTCCTTGTAGTAACTGGAGTATTCTGTGTGATGCTGTACTCGGCCTTCTTGTTGTATTTCCGGCACAAGAAAGTATTTCCTTTGTAG
- the LOC140974934 gene encoding uncharacterized protein, whose amino-acid sequence MSNILREVGKLRGCIRQIETLRPSGASEEDILNRAKDLFMQDADFSKGFKYDGVWYIMKDMEKFSSDINPMNAPARMHVTSLDSSQSDSQTSNTPISCSPGLPPFSINLSSDENVGGTSSQRPLGVKKSKLKKKGTKMCWN is encoded by the exons ATGAGTAATATACTCCGTGAAGTTGGAAAACTAAGGGGATGCATTCGTCAAATTGAAACTCTCCGCCCAAGTGGCGCATCAGAAGAGGATATT TTAAATCGAGCAAAAGATTTGTTCATGCAAGATGCTGATTTTAGTAAAGGCTTCAAATATGATGGTGTGTGGTATATTATGAAAGATATGGAGAAATTCTCGAGTGACATCAATCCAATGAACGCACCAGCAAGAATGCATGTCACAAGTTTGGACTCGTCACAGTCAGATAGCCAGACATCAAATACTCCAATATCATGTTCTCCTGGATTACCTCcgttttcaattaatttaagtagtgatgaaaatgtaGGCGGCACTTCATCTCAGCGACCTCTTGGTGTTAAAAAATCTAAACTAAAGAAAAAAGGGACGAAAATGTGTTGGAATTGA